The proteins below are encoded in one region of Tolumonas auensis DSM 9187:
- a CDS encoding copper-binding protein: MTSTNIKFARIALFTLSALFAVGSQAEETMSHDMSQMPGMNMGQQQQQQMYPLNGRVVTVDTANQQVTLEHDAVTELNWPAMTMPFKMADAKLLDGLQPGQTIMAMFTTKEGEAPTIVSLHTM; the protein is encoded by the coding sequence ATGACTTCCACTAATATTAAATTTGCCCGTATTGCTTTGTTCACCCTGAGCGCACTGTTTGCTGTTGGTTCACAGGCAGAAGAGACCATGTCACATGATATGAGCCAGATGCCAGGAATGAACATGGGACAGCAGCAACAGCAGCAGATGTATCCGCTTAATGGCCGGGTTGTTACCGTTGATACCGCCAATCAGCAGGTTACGCTGGAACATGACGCCGTGACTGAGCTGAACTGGCCGGCGATGACCATGCCGTTCAAAATGGCGGATGCCAAACTGCTCGACGGGCTGCAGCCGGGTCAAACCATCATGGCGATGTTCACCACCAAAGAGGGTGAAGCACCGACGATCGTATCGCTGCACACCATGTAA
- a CDS encoding efflux RND transporter permease subunit — MLQGLIRWSLHNLFLVLLLTLLTVAGGIYAVMKTPLDAIPDLSDVQVIVYTDYPGQAPQVVEDQVTYPLTSALLSVPKAKVVRGYSFFGSSFVYVIFDDNTDLYWARSRVLEYLNGVSGKLPTGITPTLGPDATGVGWVYQYALVAKNQSLAALRSLQDWTLRYPLSATPGVAEVASVGGFVKQYQVVLDPRKLQAYNISPLEVMEAVRNNNQDVGGRVIEMAETEFMVRAQGYLRSLDDIRQLVVKSVNGTPVRVQDLAQVELTPNERRGLAELNGEGEVAAGIVVARSGENALNVIEQVKAKLQSLKASLPAGTEVVPVYDRSELIYRAIDTLKKTLLEESVIVALVCIVFLLHVRSALVAILMLPVGILAAFIGMHLLGLNSNIMSLGGIAIAIGAMIDAAIVMVENAHKHLERAAPGTLRRDIIYEACKEVGPALFFSLLIITVSFLPVFTLESQEGRMFSPLAFTKTFSMAAAALLSVTLVPVLMLLFIRGHIIAEQKNPINRVLIAGYKPFIGWVLRFKKTTIVLSLVMLAVTWFPLKQIGSEFMPTLHEGTLLFMPAALPGMSVTKAAELMQQQDRIIKSFPEVESVFGKAGRANTATDPAPLEMFETVVNLKPESEWRPGMTAEKLVDEMDKAVKMPGVANSWTMPIRARIDMLSTGIRTPIGVKVFGPDLAGIERIARQVEQAVKQVPGTRSAYAERITGGYYLTLIPDREALARYGLSINTVQQVIATALGGETITNTVEGRERYSVILRYPRELRDTPQAIASEVLVPTSSGLIPLGQLASLRLEQGPPSIRTENAELSAYVYVDLGDRDIGSYVADAKAAVDQQVKLEPGYHLSWSGQFEYMERAKARLTIVVPFTLLIIFLLLYLNFRNLTDSLIVLLSVPFALVGGIWLMWWLNYAWSVAVVVGFIALAGVAAETGVIMLIYLEHAWKEKLSQLTGKQTLAIADLYSAIVVGAAERVRPKMMTVVTIMCGLLPIMWGTGTGSEVMRRIAAPMVGGMVSSTVLTLLVIPAIYALVKQWQHKLR, encoded by the coding sequence ATGTTACAGGGCCTGATCCGCTGGTCGCTGCATAACCTGTTTCTGGTGCTGCTGCTGACCTTGCTTACTGTTGCCGGTGGGATCTACGCGGTGATGAAAACCCCGCTGGATGCTATTCCGGATCTCTCTGATGTGCAGGTGATCGTGTATACCGACTATCCCGGCCAGGCGCCGCAGGTAGTGGAGGATCAGGTCACCTATCCGCTGACCTCGGCACTGCTGTCGGTGCCGAAAGCCAAAGTGGTGCGGGGTTACTCCTTCTTCGGCTCTTCCTTCGTATATGTCATTTTCGATGATAATACTGACCTCTACTGGGCTCGTTCGCGGGTACTGGAATACCTGAACGGTGTGTCCGGTAAGTTACCGACTGGTATCACACCGACACTGGGGCCGGATGCTACCGGGGTCGGCTGGGTATACCAGTATGCGCTGGTGGCGAAAAATCAGTCGCTGGCGGCATTGCGTTCGCTGCAGGACTGGACGCTGCGCTATCCGCTCTCTGCAACGCCCGGGGTAGCGGAAGTGGCCAGTGTCGGTGGTTTCGTGAAGCAGTATCAGGTGGTACTCGATCCGCGCAAACTGCAGGCCTACAACATTTCTCCGCTGGAGGTCATGGAAGCGGTCCGCAATAACAATCAGGATGTCGGTGGCCGCGTCATTGAGATGGCGGAAACCGAGTTTATGGTGCGGGCGCAGGGTTATCTGCGCAGTCTGGATGATATCCGTCAGCTGGTGGTGAAATCCGTGAATGGGACGCCGGTCCGGGTGCAGGATCTGGCGCAGGTCGAACTGACACCGAATGAGCGGCGTGGTCTGGCCGAGCTGAACGGCGAAGGGGAAGTGGCGGCCGGCATTGTGGTGGCGCGCAGCGGTGAAAATGCGCTGAATGTCATTGAACAGGTCAAAGCGAAACTGCAGAGTCTGAAAGCCAGCTTGCCAGCGGGAACGGAAGTGGTGCCGGTGTATGATCGCTCGGAACTGATTTACCGTGCGATTGATACCCTGAAAAAGACCTTGCTGGAGGAAAGCGTCATCGTGGCGCTGGTCTGCATCGTATTCCTGTTGCATGTGCGCAGTGCGCTGGTGGCGATCCTGATGTTGCCGGTCGGCATTCTGGCGGCTTTCATTGGGATGCATCTGCTGGGGCTGAACTCCAACATCATGAGTCTCGGCGGCATTGCCATCGCCATTGGTGCGATGATCGATGCGGCGATTGTGATGGTAGAAAACGCGCATAAACATCTGGAGCGGGCAGCCCCCGGCACACTAAGGCGTGACATCATCTATGAGGCCTGCAAAGAGGTCGGTCCGGCACTGTTTTTCTCGCTGCTGATCATCACCGTTTCTTTTCTGCCGGTGTTTACGCTGGAATCGCAGGAAGGCCGGATGTTCAGCCCGCTGGCGTTCACCAAAACCTTCTCCATGGCCGCCGCCGCATTACTTTCGGTGACACTGGTGCCGGTGCTGATGCTGCTGTTTATTCGTGGTCACATCATTGCCGAGCAGAAAAACCCGATCAACCGGGTGCTGATTGCCGGCTATAAACCGTTCATCGGCTGGGTACTGCGCTTTAAGAAAACCACGATTGTGCTGTCGCTGGTGATGCTGGCAGTCACCTGGTTTCCGCTGAAACAGATCGGCAGTGAATTTATGCCGACACTGCATGAAGGAACCTTACTGTTTATGCCGGCGGCGTTGCCGGGCATGAGCGTGACCAAGGCGGCGGAACTGATGCAGCAGCAGGATCGCATCATCAAATCGTTCCCGGAAGTGGAATCGGTGTTTGGCAAAGCAGGACGGGCCAATACCGCGACCGATCCGGCACCGCTGGAGATGTTCGAAACGGTGGTGAATCTGAAACCGGAATCGGAATGGCGTCCCGGCATGACGGCCGAAAAGCTGGTGGACGAGATGGATAAAGCGGTAAAAATGCCGGGGGTCGCGAACTCCTGGACTATGCCGATCCGCGCACGTATCGACATGCTTTCCACGGGGATCCGAACCCCGATTGGGGTCAAGGTTTTTGGTCCGGATCTGGCCGGTATCGAGCGCATTGCCCGTCAGGTAGAACAGGCGGTGAAGCAGGTGCCGGGCACCCGCAGTGCCTATGCCGAGCGCATCACCGGCGGTTATTACCTGACGCTGATCCCGGATCGCGAAGCGCTGGCACGTTATGGCTTATCGATCAACACCGTGCAGCAGGTGATTGCCACGGCACTGGGCGGGGAAACCATCACCAATACGGTGGAAGGACGGGAACGTTACAGCGTGATCCTGCGTTATCCGCGCGAACTGCGCGATACGCCGCAAGCAATTGCCAGTGAAGTACTGGTGCCGACCAGCAGTGGTCTGATTCCGCTCGGCCAGCTGGCCAGTTTGCGGCTGGAGCAGGGGCCACCGAGTATCCGTACCGAAAACGCGGAACTCTCCGCCTATGTGTATGTTGATCTCGGCGATCGGGATATTGGTTCCTATGTGGCGGATGCCAAGGCCGCAGTGGATCAACAGGTCAAACTGGAACCGGGTTATCACTTGAGCTGGAGTGGTCAGTTTGAGTATATGGAACGCGCTAAAGCCCGGCTGACCATCGTGGTGCCGTTTACCCTGCTGATCATCTTCCTGCTGCTGTATCTCAACTTCCGCAATCTGACTGACAGTTTGATCGTACTGCTCTCGGTGCCGTTTGCGCTGGTGGGCGGGATCTGGCTGATGTGGTGGCTGAACTACGCCTGGTCAGTCGCCGTGGTGGTCGGATTCATTGCGCTGGCGGGCGTCGCGGCAGAAACCGGGGTGATCATGCTGATTTATCTCGAGCATGCCTGGAAAGAGAAATTGTCGCAGCTGACCGGAAAGCAGACCCTGGCTATCGCCGATCTGTATTCCGCGATTGTGGTGGGGGCGGCGGAGCGGGTGCGGCCGAAGATGATGACGGTGGTAACCATTATGTGTGGTTTGCTGCCGATCATGTGGGGCACCGGCACCGGCTCAGAGGTGATGCGACGAATTGCGGCACCGATGGTGGGCGGTATGGTCTCTTCGACTGTGCTGACGTTACTGGTGATCCCGGCGATTTATGCGCTGGTCAAACAATGGCAGCATAAACTGCGCTGA
- a CDS encoding PTS sugar transporter subunit IIB gives MKKIFLCCAAGMSTSMVVNKMRQAATQKGIEVEINAVGMEEFEATLPNYDCCLLGPQIRYKFDEFKKKASELNKPIAIINSMDYGMMRGDKILADALTLME, from the coding sequence ATGAAAAAGATTTTTCTCTGCTGTGCTGCCGGCATGTCCACCAGCATGGTCGTCAACAAAATGCGTCAGGCTGCCACCCAGAAAGGGATCGAGGTCGAAATCAATGCGGTCGGTATGGAGGAATTTGAAGCGACGCTGCCGAATTATGACTGCTGTCTGTTAGGCCCCCAGATCCGTTATAAATTTGACGAATTCAAGAAAAAGGCCAGCGAGCTGAACAAACCGATCGCCATTATTAACAGCATGGATTACGGCATGATGCGTGGCGACAAAATCCTTGCTGATGCACTGACCCTGATGGAATAA
- the nfo gene encoding deoxyribonuclease IV yields MKYIGAHVSAAGGIELAVERAVAIGANAFALFTKNQRQWHAPDLTAKTILAFRTACETAGFLPEQILPHDSYLINLGHPEPEALEKSRVAFIDEMQRCEQLGLCYLNFHPGSHLKAISEEESLRRVAESINIALDQTQGVTAVIENTAGQGTNLGWQFEHLAAIIDQVEDKSRVGVCYDTCHAFAAGYDMRTEADCIATFAEFERVVGFNYLKGMHINGAKCTFGSRVDRHHSLQEGNLGTAVFEFIMRDSRFDRIPLILETVNPDIWPDEIRWLRQLG; encoded by the coding sequence ATGAAATACATTGGAGCTCATGTCAGCGCTGCTGGCGGAATTGAACTGGCGGTAGAACGGGCGGTAGCGATCGGCGCCAATGCATTCGCTTTGTTTACCAAAAATCAGCGGCAATGGCATGCGCCGGATCTGACGGCAAAAACGATTTTGGCATTTCGCACTGCCTGTGAAACAGCGGGTTTTCTGCCGGAACAGATCCTGCCGCATGATTCTTATCTGATTAATCTGGGGCATCCGGAACCGGAAGCGCTGGAGAAATCCCGGGTAGCGTTTATTGATGAGATGCAACGTTGTGAACAGCTCGGGCTGTGTTATCTGAACTTTCATCCCGGCAGTCATCTGAAGGCGATCAGTGAAGAAGAGAGTCTGCGGCGCGTTGCAGAGTCGATCAATATCGCGCTGGATCAGACGCAGGGGGTTACCGCCGTCATTGAAAACACCGCTGGGCAGGGTACCAATCTGGGTTGGCAGTTTGAACATCTGGCGGCGATTATCGACCAGGTCGAGGATAAATCCCGGGTCGGGGTTTGCTATGACACCTGTCATGCCTTTGCTGCCGGTTATGATATGCGCACGGAAGCGGATTGCATTGCCACCTTTGCCGAATTTGAACGGGTAGTCGGATTTAACTATCTGAAAGGCATGCATATTAACGGTGCGAAATGTACGTTCGGCAGCCGCGTGGATCGTCACCACAGCCTGCAGGAAGGTAATCTGGGTACGGCGGTATTTGAATTCATCATGCGTGACAGCCGTTTTGACCGTATTCCATTGATTCTGGAGACGGTAAATCCGGATATCTGGCCGGACGAGATCCGCTGGTTGCGCCAGCTAGGATAA
- a CDS encoding SemiSWEET family sugar transporter yields MDTSLVELLGMTAGCLTTGSFIPQAIKIMRTRDVSGISLLMYIALAVGLMLWLLYGIINGQISIIAANGVTLALVLIILVMKIRYR; encoded by the coding sequence ATGGACACTTCACTGGTTGAATTGCTGGGTATGACTGCTGGTTGTCTGACAACGGGTTCGTTTATTCCACAAGCTATCAAGATTATGCGAACCCGCGATGTCTCCGGTATTTCACTGTTAATGTATATTGCACTGGCTGTTGGTCTGATGTTGTGGCTGTTGTACGGCATCATTAACGGACAAATTTCAATTATCGCGGCTAATGGCGTGACATTAGCGCTGGTGCTGATCATTCTCGTTATGAAAATTCGCTATCGTTAG
- a CDS encoding Na(+)-translocating NADH-quinone reductase subunit A, protein MITIKKGLDIPISGAPEQVIYEAPAVHHVALLGEEFPGLKPTMLVKVGDHVKKGQPLFENKKNPGVIFTAPASGLVTEIHRGHQRVFQALVIAQDPTIGAVSFQRYQDEELPQLSREQVQQQLLNSGMWTALRTRPYSKSPVPGSVPKAIFVTAMDTNPLAASAELIIEQQPVAFVNGLTLLSRLTDGKVYVCKGENSLPHSHVANVEERVFTGPHPAGLAGTHIHFTEPASAKKTLWHINYQDVIAIGHLFASGELYNERIVSLAGPGVSAPRLVRTQLGACLSELTRNQLLAGEQRIISGSVLSGNKAAEVHDYLGRFHLQVSVLPEGREKVFLGWIMPGQDKFSVTRSFMGHLSNVKRLVFTTAKNGSERAMVPIGNYEKIMPLDILPTLLLRDLAAGDTDSAQQLGCLELDEEDLALCTFVCPGKTEYGPLLRKCLTKIELEG, encoded by the coding sequence ATGATCACGATAAAAAAAGGATTAGATATCCCTATCAGTGGTGCGCCGGAACAAGTCATCTATGAGGCGCCAGCGGTCCATCACGTCGCGCTGCTCGGTGAGGAGTTCCCGGGACTCAAACCAACTATGCTGGTGAAAGTGGGAGACCACGTCAAAAAGGGGCAACCTCTTTTTGAAAACAAGAAAAATCCGGGCGTGATATTCACCGCCCCCGCGTCTGGCCTGGTGACAGAAATCCACCGGGGACATCAGCGCGTTTTCCAGGCGTTAGTGATTGCTCAGGATCCAACCATCGGCGCAGTCAGTTTTCAGCGTTATCAGGATGAGGAGTTACCTCAGCTTTCCCGTGAGCAGGTACAACAGCAACTGCTGAATTCAGGGATGTGGACGGCACTGCGAACCCGGCCCTACAGTAAATCGCCGGTACCCGGTTCCGTACCCAAAGCCATTTTTGTCACCGCCATGGATACCAATCCTCTGGCCGCCAGTGCTGAGCTGATCATCGAACAGCAGCCTGTCGCCTTCGTCAATGGCCTGACCCTCTTATCCCGTCTGACAGATGGCAAAGTGTATGTGTGCAAAGGGGAAAATTCGCTGCCGCATTCACATGTCGCCAACGTGGAGGAAAGGGTCTTTACCGGTCCGCATCCGGCAGGCTTAGCGGGAACACATATCCATTTCACCGAACCGGCATCCGCGAAAAAGACGCTCTGGCATATCAATTATCAGGATGTCATTGCCATCGGTCATCTGTTTGCGAGCGGTGAACTTTATAACGAGCGGATTGTCAGTCTGGCCGGTCCCGGTGTCAGCGCTCCCCGTCTGGTGCGCACTCAGCTGGGCGCCTGTCTCAGTGAGCTGACCCGCAATCAGCTACTGGCGGGTGAACAGCGGATCATTTCCGGCTCCGTACTGTCCGGAAACAAGGCCGCGGAAGTCCATGACTATCTGGGGCGCTTCCATCTGCAGGTATCCGTGTTGCCGGAAGGCAGAGAGAAAGTGTTTCTCGGCTGGATCATGCCGGGACAGGATAAATTTTCCGTGACCCGCAGTTTCATGGGACATCTGTCGAACGTCAAACGTCTGGTATTTACCACCGCCAAAAACGGCAGTGAGCGTGCGATGGTGCCTATCGGCAATTACGAAAAAATCATGCCGCTCGACATCTTGCCGACGCTGTTGCTGCGGGATTTGGCCGCCGGTGATACCGACAGCGCACAGCAACTCGGCTGTCTGGAGCTGGATGAGGAAGATCTGGCGTTATGCACCTTCGTTTGCCCGGGCAAAACAGAATACGGTCCTCTGCTACGTAAATGTCTGACCAAAATTGAACTGGAGGGCTGA
- a CDS encoding PTS lactose/cellobiose transporter subunit IIA, with translation MNEEAEFNLESTVMELIINAGEARSFAMQALRAAKQHNWSQVDVLLTQASQASKRAHDVQTMLIGLDEGTGKIPVNLIMVHAQDHIMTSMLAREMIEELIEVHKLLSKDEK, from the coding sequence ATGAATGAAGAAGCTGAATTCAATCTGGAATCCACCGTCATGGAACTGATCATCAATGCAGGCGAAGCGCGCAGCTTCGCCATGCAGGCCCTGCGTGCTGCCAAACAGCACAACTGGTCTCAGGTTGATGTGTTACTGACGCAAGCGTCTCAAGCCTCCAAACGTGCCCATGATGTACAAACCATGCTGATTGGGCTCGATGAAGGCACTGGAAAAATCCCGGTTAACCTGATCATGGTGCATGCACAAGACCACATCATGACCTCGATGCTGGCTCGCGAGATGATTGAAGAGCTGATCGAAGTACACAAACTGTTAAGCAAGGATGAAAAATAA
- a CDS encoding efflux RND transporter periplasmic adaptor subunit, whose protein sequence is MKITSVLLLLAGGLAGGAASYGWFAHQAASTTSESSPAERKILYYRNPMGQPDTSPVPKKDSMGMDYIPVYADEVNAQPKDRKVLYYRNPMGQPDTSPVPKKDSMGMDYIPVYADDAPAEKGMVSIDASRRQNLGVVSVAVTSAQLSRQIRAVGMFAVDERRQYTITSKLDGWVDKLYVNATGQMIKAGQPLFELYSPELIVAQQEYRIARQTQPNAAADKLSPAGLGGAALTRLRYWDIPEGAIRRLANGGDVKRTLPLTAPTNGIVLTKNITQGMKFSAGDALYQIADLSQLWLLVEVFEQDLAAVKVGQEVQVKVNAYPAESFTGKLAFIYPTMNAETRTVQVRIELDNQQGRLKPGMYAEAQLQVPVSTTSQLVVPESALIDSGHRQVVLIDKGNGKYVPRTVQVLARGAVERGERQIAVSGVSAGEKVVTQANFLIDSESNLQAAFSSMGGE, encoded by the coding sequence ATGAAAATAACATCAGTTTTACTGCTGCTGGCGGGGGGGCTGGCCGGCGGTGCGGCCAGTTATGGCTGGTTCGCGCATCAGGCGGCAAGTACCACGAGCGAAAGCTCGCCGGCAGAGCGCAAAATTCTCTATTACCGGAACCCGATGGGGCAGCCGGACACCTCGCCTGTGCCGAAAAAAGACAGTATGGGCATGGATTACATTCCGGTGTATGCCGATGAAGTGAATGCACAGCCGAAAGATCGCAAAGTCCTCTATTACCGCAATCCGATGGGGCAGCCGGACACCTCGCCTGTGCCGAAAAAAGACAGCATGGGCATGGATTATATTCCGGTGTATGCCGATGACGCGCCGGCCGAAAAAGGGATGGTCAGTATTGATGCCAGCCGCCGGCAGAATCTCGGCGTGGTCTCGGTGGCGGTGACATCGGCGCAACTATCACGGCAAATCAGGGCGGTCGGTATGTTTGCGGTGGATGAGCGCCGGCAATATACTATCACCAGCAAGCTGGATGGCTGGGTGGATAAACTCTACGTGAATGCCACCGGTCAGATGATCAAAGCCGGACAGCCGCTGTTTGAGTTATACAGTCCGGAACTGATTGTGGCACAACAGGAATACCGCATTGCCCGGCAAACACAGCCGAATGCTGCTGCGGATAAGCTGTCACCGGCCGGACTGGGTGGTGCGGCCCTGACCCGTCTGCGCTACTGGGATATTCCGGAAGGTGCTATCCGGCGTTTAGCCAATGGTGGCGATGTGAAACGCACGCTGCCATTAACGGCGCCCACCAATGGCATTGTGCTGACCAAGAATATTACCCAGGGTATGAAATTCAGTGCCGGTGACGCGCTGTATCAGATCGCGGATCTCTCGCAACTCTGGCTGCTGGTAGAGGTATTTGAACAGGATCTGGCTGCGGTCAAAGTGGGGCAGGAAGTACAGGTCAAAGTGAATGCTTATCCGGCAGAGAGCTTTACCGGCAAACTCGCGTTTATTTACCCGACCATGAATGCCGAGACCCGTACCGTACAGGTGCGGATTGAACTGGATAACCAGCAGGGCAGGCTGAAACCGGGGATGTATGCCGAAGCGCAACTGCAGGTTCCCGTTAGTACAACCAGTCAGCTGGTGGTCCCGGAATCGGCCCTGATCGACAGTGGTCACCGTCAGGTGGTGCTGATCGACAAGGGCAATGGTAAATATGTGCCGCGTACCGTTCAGGTGCTGGCGCGTGGCGCAGTCGAACGTGGTGAACGGCAGATTGCGGTTTCCGGTGTCAGCGCGGGTGAGAAAGTCGTGACCCAGGCGAACTTCCTGATTGATTCGGAAAGTAACCTGCAGGCCGCCTTCTCCAGTATGGGAGGAGAGTAG
- a CDS encoding GH1 family beta-glucosidase, translating to MSVFPKDFLWGAATASYQVEGAHDADGKGLSNWDVYSHLPGTTYMGTNGDVAADHYHRFKEDVALMAELGMKSYRFSVSWPRLFPKGRGEVNEAGVKFYSDLIDELLKYGIEPMLTMYHWDLPQALQDEIGGWESREIIDAFEGYARLLYERYGDRVKLWATFNETIVFTGLGYLTGMHPPGVKDPKRAIQACHHVFIAHARAVETFRKMGVQGQIGFVNVLQPNDPITNSAEDVKACELAEACFTHWFYDPVLKGEYPAELLAMAQTALGVPVFAPGDAELMKNNICDFIGVNYYKREMIAANYDVDGFEMNTSGQKGSGKELGWKGLFKLVRNPNGRYTDWDWEIYPEGLTDAIMRINKRYGNVPIYITENGLGAKDPIVNGEVLDQPRIDYLREHIQATGEAIKLGADVRGYYPWSFIDLLSWLNGYQKQYGFVYIDQENNLARKKKLSFGWYQKVISSNGEEL from the coding sequence ATGAGTGTATTTCCAAAAGATTTCCTGTGGGGTGCGGCGACCGCATCCTATCAGGTAGAAGGCGCTCATGATGCCGATGGGAAAGGGTTGTCTAACTGGGATGTGTATTCCCACTTACCCGGCACCACTTACATGGGCACGAACGGTGACGTCGCCGCCGATCATTACCACCGCTTTAAAGAAGACGTGGCGCTGATGGCCGAGCTGGGCATGAAGAGCTACCGCTTCTCCGTTTCATGGCCACGTCTGTTCCCGAAAGGCCGTGGTGAAGTCAATGAAGCCGGCGTGAAATTCTACAGCGATCTGATCGACGAATTATTGAAATACGGCATCGAACCGATGCTGACCATGTACCACTGGGATCTGCCACAAGCGCTGCAAGATGAAATCGGCGGCTGGGAATCCCGTGAAATTATTGATGCATTTGAAGGCTATGCGCGTCTGCTGTATGAACGTTATGGCGACCGCGTAAAACTGTGGGCAACCTTCAACGAAACTATCGTCTTCACCGGTTTGGGTTATCTGACCGGCATGCATCCGCCGGGAGTGAAAGATCCGAAACGCGCCATTCAGGCTTGTCACCATGTGTTCATCGCCCATGCCCGTGCCGTGGAAACCTTCCGCAAAATGGGCGTGCAGGGTCAGATTGGGTTTGTGAACGTGCTGCAACCAAACGACCCGATCACCAACAGTGCGGAAGATGTGAAAGCCTGTGAACTGGCCGAAGCCTGTTTCACCCACTGGTTCTATGATCCGGTACTGAAAGGTGAGTATCCGGCGGAACTGCTGGCGATGGCACAAACTGCGCTGGGCGTGCCGGTGTTTGCACCGGGCGATGCCGAGCTGATGAAAAACAACATCTGTGATTTCATCGGGGTGAACTACTACAAACGCGAAATGATCGCCGCCAATTACGATGTCGATGGTTTCGAGATGAATACCTCTGGCCAGAAAGGTTCCGGTAAAGAACTGGGCTGGAAAGGGTTATTCAAGCTGGTGCGTAACCCGAACGGCCGTTACACCGACTGGGATTGGGAAATTTATCCGGAAGGTTTGACTGACGCTATCATGCGTATCAACAAACGCTACGGCAATGTCCCTATCTACATCACCGAAAACGGCCTGGGCGCGAAAGACCCAATCGTAAACGGTGAAGTGCTGGATCAGCCACGTATTGATTATTTACGTGAGCACATTCAAGCAACTGGCGAAGCAATCAAGCTTGGTGCCGATGTTCGCGGTTATTATCCATGGTCATTCATCGACCTGCTGTCATGGCTGAATGGTTACCAGAAACAATACGGCTTCGTTTACATCGATCAGGAAAATAATCTGGCACGTAAGAAGAAACTGAGTTTTGGCTGGTATCAGAAAGTAATCAGCAGTAACGGCGAAGAGCTGTAA
- a CDS encoding LacI family DNA-binding transcriptional regulator — MATITDVCRLAGVSKATVSRVLNNTGQVKESTRAQVHKAIQELNYRPNGLAQALATQRSNTIGLILSDFNGNFFGDLMQQATKSAELAGKHLIVTDGHDNPEREIAAINMLVDRCCDAIVLYSRFIPEEKLMEIIDELPIPLVVMNRQLPKAPDRCVVFAQREAAHAAVTHLLELGHREIACITARMQTPTAQARLQGYRDALADYGIQYNPNLVAHGQNLIPSGYTACRELLDNGGSFSALFCCTDNMAEGAYRALNEAGLKIPDDVSIFGFDNDMMAAFMTPSLSTVKIPVIEMTKTAIDQVIRLVNGEDAFAIPTFHGELMLRESAIPFKEENLRAS, encoded by the coding sequence ATGGCGACAATAACTGATGTCTGCCGCCTGGCTGGCGTATCAAAAGCGACGGTATCCCGTGTGCTGAATAATACCGGTCAGGTAAAAGAAAGTACGCGTGCGCAAGTGCATAAAGCCATACAAGAACTGAACTACCGGCCAAATGGTCTGGCGCAGGCGCTGGCAACTCAGCGTTCCAATACCATTGGTCTGATCCTGTCTGACTTCAACGGCAACTTCTTTGGTGACCTGATGCAGCAAGCGACTAAAAGCGCGGAGCTGGCAGGGAAACACCTGATCGTCACCGATGGACACGATAATCCGGAACGTGAAATTGCTGCCATCAACATGCTGGTTGATCGTTGTTGCGATGCCATCGTGCTGTACAGCCGGTTTATTCCGGAAGAAAAACTGATGGAGATCATTGATGAATTACCGATCCCGTTAGTGGTCATGAACCGTCAGTTGCCGAAAGCACCCGATCGCTGCGTGGTGTTTGCCCAGCGTGAAGCTGCCCATGCTGCAGTCACACATCTGCTGGAACTGGGTCATCGTGAGATTGCCTGTATTACCGCCCGTATGCAGACACCGACGGCTCAGGCGCGTCTGCAAGGTTACCGGGATGCGCTGGCTGATTATGGTATTCAATATAATCCGAATCTGGTGGCGCATGGTCAGAACCTGATCCCCAGTGGTTACACGGCTTGCCGGGAACTGCTGGATAATGGCGGTTCCTTCAGCGCATTGTTCTGCTGTACCGATAACATGGCCGAAGGCGCTTACCGTGCATTGAATGAAGCCGGGCTGAAAATTCCGGATGATGTCTCGATATTCGGTTTTGATAACGACATGATGGCCGCGTTCATGACACCATCATTATCGACGGTGAAAATCCCGGTTATTGAGATGACCAAAACCGCAATCGATCAGGTCATCCGGCTGGTCAACGGTGAAGATGCATTTGCCATCCCAACCTTTCATGGCGAATTAATGCTGCGTGAATCGGCGATACCGTTTAAAGAAGAAAATTTAAGAGCCTCTTAA